A region of Necator americanus strain Aroian chromosome I, whole genome shotgun sequence DNA encodes the following proteins:
- a CDS encoding hypothetical protein (NECATOR_CHRI.G1965.T1): MRISLASGTVPSSPHITKFLWRLQQTGISLGYAPSLIALPRHDRTFSKIRRDLITRTPRYRDMITELL, translated from the exons atgaggatttctcttgcttctggtacagTTCCaagttcacctcacatcacaaaattcctGTGGAG GTTGCAACAAACGggaatctctttaggatacgcaccatcgctaattgctctgccaAGGCATGACAGGACATTCTCGAAAATCCGTCGAGATCTCATTACACGGACCCCTCGATATCGCGACATGATAACGGAGTTGTTATGA